A single genomic interval of Streptomyces sp. NBC_00663 harbors:
- a CDS encoding PDZ domain-containing protein has translation MEQTALRPKPMPGQEPGGGSRPGPARRPHAARRRGRRLRTVLLALFVGTVLVLSGVGLGTVGATVIGMSKLAQMQRELGGSARPGPAAPARPAPSPSLTPSPSVSTRIAATLGVEAVDAEKVGALLVGVHVPGPGYTAGLVRGDVLLQVGKARVDSAADLARAVASARPGKAVILTVRHQSGGYQQLTAVPGIVT, from the coding sequence ATGGAACAGACCGCGTTGCGCCCCAAGCCGATGCCCGGCCAGGAGCCCGGCGGCGGCTCCAGGCCGGGCCCCGCCCGGCGCCCGCACGCCGCCCGCAGGCGCGGCCGACGGCTGCGCACCGTGCTCCTCGCGCTGTTCGTCGGCACGGTACTGGTCCTGTCCGGCGTCGGCCTCGGCACCGTGGGGGCCACGGTGATCGGCATGAGCAAACTCGCGCAGATGCAGCGGGAGCTGGGCGGCTCGGCCCGGCCCGGCCCGGCGGCCCCCGCTCGCCCGGCCCCCTCGCCGTCCCTGACGCCCAGCCCGTCCGTATCGACTCGGATCGCCGCGACGCTCGGTGTGGAGGCGGTGGACGCGGAGAAGGTGGGCGCACTGCTCGTCGGCGTCCATGTGCCGGGGCCCGGCTACACGGCGGGCCTGGTCCGGGGCGATGTGCTCCTACAGGTCGGCAAGGCGCGGGTCGACTCGGCGGCCGACCTCGCGCGCGCCGTCGCCTCCGCCCGCCCCGGCAAGGCGGTCATCTTGACGGTCCGTCATCAGAGCGGCGGATACCAGCAGTTGACGGCCGTACCGGGCATCGTCACATGA
- a CDS encoding LysR family transcriptional regulator yields MDPHLLRTYVTVARLASFSEAARELGYTQSAVSQHIQALELDLGAPLLTRRPVAPTAAGERLLEHAGPLLLRLDAARADVVRMASAPEHGLTLAAAPTALAARVLAALPAAGVTLRVLARDAIAVAVATGTADLGLVDGLAAPSDPLRLPDVAPLTTRGAGEEPVCVLLPAGHPLARRPGLRLGDLADARWLDAPDAGLPLAHLRAANGGQGFRTALRYDGTDLHTLTSLAAAGRGLTLLPRSVATGVPNATAVPLTAPRVVHRTELVHTGAPRGAAARLVDILTG; encoded by the coding sequence ATGGACCCGCACCTCCTGCGCACGTACGTCACCGTCGCCCGGCTGGCCTCCTTCTCCGAGGCCGCGCGCGAGCTGGGCTACACCCAGTCCGCGGTGTCCCAGCACATCCAGGCCCTCGAACTGGACCTCGGCGCACCGCTGCTGACCCGCCGCCCCGTCGCGCCCACGGCGGCCGGCGAGCGGCTCCTGGAGCACGCGGGCCCGCTGCTGCTGCGGCTGGACGCGGCGCGCGCGGACGTCGTCCGCATGGCGTCCGCGCCGGAACACGGACTCACGCTCGCCGCCGCGCCGACCGCGCTCGCCGCCCGGGTCCTCGCGGCGCTTCCGGCCGCCGGGGTGACCTTGCGGGTGCTGGCCCGCGACGCCATCGCCGTGGCCGTCGCGACCGGCACCGCCGACCTCGGTCTGGTCGACGGCCTCGCCGCCCCCAGCGACCCGCTGCGGCTGCCCGACGTCGCACCGCTGACCACACGCGGCGCGGGCGAGGAGCCCGTGTGCGTACTGCTGCCCGCCGGCCATCCGCTGGCCCGGCGCCCCGGGCTGCGCCTCGGTGATCTGGCCGACGCCCGCTGGCTGGACGCCCCCGACGCCGGACTGCCGCTGGCCCACCTCCGCGCGGCCAACGGTGGCCAGGGCTTCCGCACCGCCCTGCGCTACGACGGCACCGACCTCCACACCCTCACCTCCCTCGCCGCGGCGGGCCGTGGCCTGACGCTGCTGCCCCGCTCGGTCGCCACCGGCGTCCCGAACGCGACCGCCGTCCCGCTCACCGCACCCCGGGTCGTGCACCGGACGGAACTGGTGCACACGGGGGCACCGCGCGGCGCGGCGGCGAGGCTGGTGGACATCCTGACGGGATGA
- a CDS encoding CTP synthase C-terminal region-related (seleno)protein, with translation MTNAAERTARIALVGDRSPDVASHARIPLLLDALAERDRLVLDAYWIPSEEAAAEDAVSGFDAVWVLPGSPYRSEEGVLAAIRTARVTGIPFLGTCGGFQHALLEYARDVCGLARVAHAENDPDADDFLIEPLACSLVGHEGVVTIEPGSLAQSVIGSERTVERYFCAYGPSRHLDTLRAHGLRFSGYDEDGHVRIVELPEHPFFLASLFQPELSGDGSRPHPMVRALARAAVAQAARREPQPAG, from the coding sequence ATGACGAACGCAGCAGAGCGCACCGCGCGGATCGCCCTGGTCGGCGACCGCTCCCCCGACGTCGCCTCCCACGCCCGCATCCCGCTCCTCCTCGACGCCCTCGCCGAACGCGACCGGCTCGTCCTGGACGCCTACTGGATCCCCTCCGAGGAGGCCGCGGCCGAGGACGCCGTGTCCGGCTTCGACGCGGTGTGGGTGCTGCCGGGCAGCCCCTACCGCAGCGAGGAGGGGGTGCTCGCGGCGATCCGCACCGCGCGCGTGACGGGCATTCCGTTCCTGGGCACATGCGGCGGGTTCCAGCACGCGCTCCTGGAGTACGCCCGCGACGTGTGCGGCCTCGCGCGCGTGGCGCACGCCGAGAACGACCCCGACGCCGACGACTTCCTCATCGAGCCGCTGGCGTGTTCGCTGGTCGGCCACGAGGGCGTGGTCACGATCGAGCCGGGCTCGCTCGCCCAGTCCGTGATCGGTTCGGAGCGCACGGTCGAGCGCTACTTCTGCGCGTACGGCCCCTCCCGCCATCTCGACACCCTGCGCGCGCACGGTCTGCGCTTCTCCGGGTACGACGAGGACGGCCACGTCCGTATCGTCGAGCTGCCGGAGCATCCGTTCTTCCTGGCCTCGCTGTTCCAGCCCGAGCTGTCCGGCGACGGCTCGCGCCCGCACCCGATGGTCCGGGCGCTGGCGCGGGCCGCCGTGGCACAGGCGGCGCGGCGGGAGCCTCAGCCCGCCGGGTGA